Genomic segment of Myxococcus stipitatus:
GCACCTCCTGGTGCGCGGGTGGCGGCGCTTTGGCCCGGTGTACTTCCGTCCCGCGTGTGCCGACTGCCACGAGTGTGTCTCCCTGCGCGTCCCGGTGGAGACGTTCCGCCCCAACCGCAGCCAGCGCCGGGCCCGGGCCGCGTGCGCGCACCTGCGCGTGGAGGTGGGCCGGCCTCGCGTGGACGAGGAGCGGCTCGCGCTCTACCGCGCGTGGCACGCGGAGCGGGAGTCGTCGCGGGACTGGGAGCCCTCGCCGCTGACCGTGCGTGAGTACTCGCTCCAGTTCGCCTTCCCGCATCCGTCCGCGCGCGAGGTGGCCTTCTACGACGACAGCCCGGAGGACGGCCCGCGGCTGGTGGCGCTGGGCATCTGCGACGAGACGCCGAACGCCTGGAGCGCGGTGTACTTCTTCTACGACCCGGCCTTCGCGGGGCTCTCCCTGGGCACGGCGAACGTGGTGTTCCAGGTGGAGCTGGCGCGCTCGCGCGGCATCCCCCACGTGTACCTGGGCTACCGCGTCCAGGCGTGCGCGTCGCTGCGCTACAAGGGCGCGTTCCGCCCGCATGAGCTCCTGACGACGCGCCCCGCGCTGGAGGCGCCTCCCGCGTGGGCCCCCGCGGACGACGCGTCGGAGTGACGCTTCAGCTCGCGCCGAGCAGCGCCCGGTCGAAGTGCTCGCGCAGCCGGCGCGCGTACTCCTCGGGGGCCACGCGGGAGTACTCGCCGTGGCCCGCGCCCGGGACGACCCACAGGGACTTGGGCTCACAGGCCGCGCGGAAGAGGCTGGCCTGGAGCTTGGAAGGCGCGTCCGGGTCCACATCGCCGTTGACGAGCAGGAGCGGCCGTCCTTGCAGCCGGCACATGCCGTCGATGGGGCGCACGGCGTCCACGTCCACGCCCGCGCCGCGCAGCGTCCACAGCACGGGCTCCGCGCTCAGCGCGCCCCAGCGGCCGTAGCCGGAGTACACGTCCGCCTCCAGCGCGGGATACGCGCCCGCCGCGGCCACGGCCTTCACGCGCGGGTCCGACTCCGCCACGAGCAGCGACGTGGTGCCGCCCATGGAGAAGCCGAACAGCCCCAGCTTCGCCGGGTCCACGTCCTGGCGCCGCGAGACGAAGTCCAGCGCGGCCACCACGTCGTGCCGCTCGCCATCGCCCCACGTCACGCGGTCTCCGCCGCTCTCGCCATGCGCGCGCAGGTCGAACAACAGCACGCCGTAGCCGGCGCGGGCGAGCGCGCGCGCCTCGAACAGGAGCTGCGCGCGGTTGCCCGCGAAGCCATGCACCAGCACCACCGCGGCGCGGTTGCGCGACGGCACATACCAGCCGCGCAGCGCGAGGCCCTCCGCGCTGGTGAAGCTCACGTCCTCCAACCCCGAGAGCTCCTCCCGCGCGACGGGCCGCTCCACTGGCACGTGCGGAGGATGAAGCAACCCCTGGCCGATACGATGACCCCGCCAGGTCAACACACCACCCACCATGAGCATCGCCAGCGTCGGCGCCAGCAAGACGATAGGGCGAGGTTTCAGGAATGTTTTCACAGGAAAGGGAGCCCCCGGAGAGGGATGCCAGCTTAATCAAGTCTCGCTAGTGTATGCGCGAGGGGGAATGAGACATTCGCGTGGTTGGCGCGTGTACGTCCTTGGGTTACCCTGGACCTGCCTTCTCGTGATTGGGGGCAGATGCTGGTACCTGTGCCGCGAGAAGCCGCGAAAGACACCCGAGACTCCCGCCCCAAGCGCATCCTTTTTACGCTGGTTTTCCTGGGTTCTGGGGGCATCGAGCGCTCGGTGTGCAACGTGATGGCGGGCCTGGACCCCCGGCGTTTCGCCACCCGGTTGTTCTTCCATCACCGGCCGCCTCCGGACCGGGAGGACCGGCTGCCTCGCAACGCGAAGGTCTCCTGGGCCACGGACTCCTACGACTACCACCGGCAGAACCTGCCGCTGTACCTCTGGCACCTGCTGCGCCATGCGCGCGAGGCCGACGTCATCGTCGCGGGCCAGGAGGGGCGGGCGGCGCTGCTGGCGTGTCTGGCGGGGCGGCTGCTCGGCAAGCCCGTGGTGGGGATGATCCACTTCGACTGGGGCGCGTTCCATCGCGAGCAGCCTCGCCGCCAGCTCTGGGGCCTGCGCCTGCTCTACCCGCGCATGAAGCGCATCATCGCCTGTGGGCAGGACACGGCGCGCTCCTTCCAGGCCCTGGTGCCGGTGCCCGACGGGCAGCTCCAGGTCATCCCCAACTTCGTGGACGGTGACGCCGTGCGCGCCGCCGCCGA
This window contains:
- a CDS encoding alpha/beta hydrolase, which gives rise to MLAPTLAMLMVGGVLTWRGHRIGQGLLHPPHVPVERPVAREELSGLEDVSFTSAEGLALRGWYVPSRNRAAVVLVHGFAGNRAQLLFEARALARAGYGVLLFDLRAHGESGGDRVTWGDGERHDVVAALDFVSRRQDVDPAKLGLFGFSMGGTTSLLVAESDPRVKAVAAAGAYPALEADVYSGYGRWGALSAEPVLWTLRGAGVDVDAVRPIDGMCRLQGRPLLLVNGDVDPDAPSKLQASLFRAACEPKSLWVVPGAGHGEYSRVAPEEYARRLREHFDRALLGAS
- a CDS encoding glycosyltransferase, with product MLVPVPREAAKDTRDSRPKRILFTLVFLGSGGIERSVCNVMAGLDPRRFATRLFFHHRPPPDREDRLPRNAKVSWATDSYDYHRQNLPLYLWHLLRHAREADVIVAGQEGRAALLACLAGRLLGKPVVGMIHFDWGAFHREQPRRQLWGLRLLYPRMKRIIACGQDTARSFQALVPVPDGQLQVIPNFVDGDAVRAAAEAPLPDWAPPIFQKPVVIAVGRLEPQKGFDVLIRSHALARQRGVDHHLLILGVGSLEVELKALARSLGVESTVFMPGFAANPHALMRRSAVFALSSRFEGLPMVLLEALALGCPVVSTDCPSGPAEVLEHGRHGVMVPMEDAQALSQALGRVVSDEVHRQDLSRRARARAEELSAARALEAWDSLLSSL
- a CDS encoding arginyltransferase, which produces MARLLAHEVEDPRPCSYLPERQASLENLVMQDVSPEEYEHLLVRGWRRFGPVYFRPACADCHECVSLRVPVETFRPNRSQRRARAACAHLRVEVGRPRVDEERLALYRAWHAERESSRDWEPSPLTVREYSLQFAFPHPSAREVAFYDDSPEDGPRLVALGICDETPNAWSAVYFFYDPAFAGLSLGTANVVFQVELARSRGIPHVYLGYRVQACASLRYKGAFRPHELLTTRPALEAPPAWAPADDASE